Part of the Xiphophorus couchianus chromosome 2, X_couchianus-1.0, whole genome shotgun sequence genome, GATCTTTTAACGCCGAACTTGGTTCATCTGGATCTTACCAAATTGATTTGGGCCTAAAATTAGGATtcaaaaaaccaacattttttaaaacaccgACTGAGAGAGTGATCAAAAGAATTTGAATATCAGGAAATACAGAAGTCAAGTTACTTTCTTTGAAAGTTTTACTtaaagtaggcctgtcacaataacaaattttgctgagcgattgtctttttacactgatttaatagaaatggaaatgatgtaataatgcatgcgatttcctgccaaagatagatacactttattttcaaaagaacacttaacgcTGCAGCtgataaaacaaccaaaaacaacaataaaatggattctcagtctccatcaacaaaaaacgcacttgaataaaacctaaacaacataaagccaaagtggaaataaatactgcattcaaccaaaagagtgcagattatgaagtctgtatattatgattttcattcagtcaggactgacactagccacatgcattgcaggtagattgtagtaaagcattgattaatgcctggttttaaaattagttcactggacttgtagccattatttggTGCCcgttgttggacaccacacagcAGGAACAAACCCAATTTCTGtgggctaatgtgtggtctctcaggttttgaaaatagGCCAACAGCTctaaaatcgtgtagtgtgcgctgggcattacactaCGGAAATGAGGAAGgcagaggtcagtggagagcaccggagttgaccCTTaacgataaagccgataattaaaatgaggtcgatagttttaaGTTATCGTGCAAtgaactgatttattgtttatcacaataagcATACGTAATAGTTTTTCAATCTAACTTCTAACttgaaaaaaagatgaacatgAAGTCACTCTTCTTGAGGTTTCGCATCAACCTCAAAAACTAACCTGGCCGccgtgtctttttttgtttgtttgttttgattcccGATTCCCAATGGCTAATTTTGATTTAATCTTGCATCTAGATCCAAATTATAACTTCAAATTTGACTTCGCGTCTTAAAAACCATCTAAGAGATATCATACTGAACAAATAAGAAAGTTctgaaaaatcagaaaaagaccGCAATAAATAGAAGTGTACTTTTTGCAGGTTCCTGCTTAGACTTAagcatcataaaaatgtatttgaccTGTACGAACCTGTATGTCCCGGGCTCTTTCCTGGGCCTGGTAGGCCACCCGCTCCTCTATGCTGGCCAGCTCCTGCTTCAGATTTGCCATCTCGTTTTGATGAAGTTCTGTCAGGTCGTTCAGCTGATCCTCCAGATGCTCATACCTGCCAATCAGAACGCAGAAATACGGATTGAAGAAACTATTTTTGCTACATAAAGAAACATGCTCGGAAAGAGTTTACAATTCCTCATTTTAAAACCCTTCAAGTGCTCAAGTTCTCAATTTTGAAAGAATTTATATCATATACTTCTACAATGACTGGCCCTTAAATGCAGAGCACACATAAAGACGGAATGAATATTGGATGAATCCGAAATAATTTGAAGTCTCTAATTTTATCATCTTCAAACCTGGaggaaactttaaattaaatcagattcCATGTTCATACAAAATTCTCCACTTTATAAAGAAACTGTGTCtgtgctttttcacatttcccccccaaaaactTGGGtttagtttgggtttttttaaactctggaTCAAATCAGGTCTGTTGCTGAACGTTGTGATCAGGAAGCGGTAAACAACTCACCTGTACCTCTCCTCTTGTAGTGTTTGGCTCAGAATACCGTACTCCCTCTTGAACTGCTCTTTAAtctcatccatctcttcctccagcTGGCTCTGGACCTCTCTCATCTCTCTCACCTCCTCGAAGCACAGCTCCAACCTGCCCTGGCCGTCTCCCGCCGGCTGTTGCCCCTGCCCCGCCACGGCTCCACCCATGCCGAGGTTCCCATTGCTGTCTGCTGAAATTGAGGAGCATTCGTCGTCGCTGGGATACTTGGCCTTGCTCACCAAAGACGTGCTGCTGCTCAGCCCCTTTCCCGCACCGTCGGACGACGCGTCCAAGTTGCTTTTGAGCTGAGCAATGTTATCTGCGCTGCCAAATTTGTTCCGGATGAGGTTGGCAAACTCCCTGGGCTTGCTGAAGAAGAAAGGAGGGGAGAGAGAAACGCCGGGCCCGATGGTTTTGATCTTGTCCATGGTCGGGTGGCGCCCGCTGCTGGTCATGTCCCTCAGCTGTCGGGGCGACTCTCTGGGTATGGTGCTGCGTTTGGCCAAGGGCGGCCGGGACGGTGAGCTTTGAAGGACCTCGCTGTCCTTCATCTTTCGATGGTACTGCTCCAGCTTCTTCTGCATCTGCGCGATGTTCTGTGACGACTTGTTGTTCTTCTTCTCAAACACCTGCTTGATGCGCCCCAGCTGCTGCTTGTCCACGCTGTTCACCAGCTTTAGATACTCCACCACGTTCTCATCTCTGGCGGCCTGCTCGATCTTCAGCTGCTCCGTGACTTTCAGGATCTTCTGCTGGAGGTTGTCCAGGCAGGAGCGACTCCGGTGGACCTCCGAGACGAGAGCCTGGCAGGGGCTCCCGTCGTTGAAGTCCAGATCCAGGTTGTTGTACGAAGAACCCCGACGCATCGATAGAGGCAGGCCGAGGAATCCGGCCTCTGTGTTCCGGTCCTACGGTgcaaacaaaaaggagaagctcTATTTAGGACCGATGCACTTACAGAGTACATGTTCTGCAACAGAAATGTGTCTCATCAGCAAAAGTGTCCATCCCAGGAGGAAATGAAAGTACAACTTCATGCGTTGACAGCCCACAGGGTATGGCTATTACTTCATAAATGATGCAATCCTTTGCAGGTTTTGCAACCACACATGGAAATTCCTGTAAAATCCTTCTGTTTCTAacttgaatagaaaaaaaaatcttaattataCTCTCAGgttgcactgattgcagttttctgactgATGAtcgatttttttaaaagcatgacCCTGTTGTCTGAAAAGTCTCTACGTATTGCAACACAGTCGCAAAGTTGGCAAAAGTGTACTGACTGGTGCTAACTGTACATGGGCAGATGTGATTTGGAGGACgggtcagtcagtcagtcctcTTTCACGGCAGAACAAAaggggacagtggctgattttcagacctttatGGAAGTAGATAAGATTGGTTTCTAATTCAAGTATTGGCCAATCGCTGACCTTCCAAAATATTGGTCGGCCGATTTATTGATGCAACCCATCTTAGGCATAGTTAAATTAAACATACCGTTTATTCACACCAGCCGCTTTAATCGAACTCTAGATTGATCGTGGCTTGTGATCTTTCgccaaagagaaatcctacatctgctaaaatctgacgctactctatttttgtttacaatttgcGAAGAAGACAtgtgctcatgtcttctttggaggttttcGTGTCGTTTTCTCCAGTGGTActtggtgcagtgccaccacaggcgagggggtgaacaggttttacAAAAGGTTTAGATAGTTTGACACAATgtagtgtgaaagtgaaccaaacCAACTGAAAATACAATACATGTTGCAACTTTGATCCCCAATCGAACCCagtccaccggactctcaggTGTGGAAAGACCCTTGGttacattaaaaacacttttaaaaataaaaataaatttctatcCTGTTAATTGTACATGAATTACCACATACTTTAATACTTTGAATCCTAATGTACCCAACTGTTCAtgttaaactttaatttgtgaGTAGGTGCCACTGGTTACAAATGAGTACGTTTAAATTTTACCAATACTTCTCTATGTTCTCTAACGGCCTTCAATGCTTGAGTGTGAACCTCAACTCCAAATAGCATTTGCACGCTACTGCACTGCTGACACTGTGAGAACATCTGGGTGTGTCTGTAATGCTCTTATTTGGCACATCTGCTCCTTTTTATGAGCCAGTGTGTAATCCCATTTGTTTATGCTGTTAAACGCAGATGACATTATTCAGATTGCGTCTACGAAATATGTTTCAAAGAAGTATGGGCATGTAATGTAGGTCAGTCATAACGCAACGCAAAAGCCACGGGGCTCAGAAAATCCCTGTCCCAGACGCAGCCTTCCCTCCTTTTACAGTTAATTAGCGTTTCCCCCCAAAAGGACTGCACAGTGCACTCACTTTGTCACTGAGTCAAAGTCCAGTGACCAGAAGAGTACCAATGCTTCTTGGTTGCTCATTTTGAGGAAGTAAAGAGAGACGCTTAGAGGCATGCGAGCAAG contains:
- the LOC114160109 gene encoding transmembrane and coiled-coil domain protein 3-like isoform X1, which encodes MPGVSVSVRSLSEVEKYLGSRMDRNTEAGFLGLPLSMRRGSSYNNLDLDFNDGSPCQALVSEVHRSRSCLDNLQQKILKVTEQLKIEQAARDENVVEYLKLVNSVDKQQLGRIKQVFEKKNNKSSQNIAQMQKKLEQYHRKMKDSEVLQSSPSRPPLAKRSTIPRESPRQLRDMTSSGRHPTMDKIKTIGPGVSLSPPFFFSKPREFANLIRNKFGSADNIAQLKSNLDASSDGAGKGLSSSTSLVSKAKYPSDDECSSISADSNGNLGMGGAVAGQGQQPAGDGQGRLELCFEEVREMREVQSQLEEEMDEIKEQFKREYGILSQTLQEERYRYEHLEDQLNDLTELHQNEMANLKQELASIEERVAYQAQERARDIQEALESCQTRVSKLELQQQHQQQTVQLESPDARVLLGKSINIMLAIITVILVCVSTAAKFAAPLMKSRYHMVATLLGLCFLTMFWKNWDRLQYAIDRLLMAD
- the LOC114160109 gene encoding transmembrane and coiled-coil domain protein 3-like isoform X2, which translates into the protein MRRGSSYNNLDLDFNDGSPCQALVSEVHRSRSCLDNLQQKILKVTEQLKIEQAARDENVVEYLKLVNSVDKQQLGRIKQVFEKKNNKSSQNIAQMQKKLEQYHRKMKDSEVLQSSPSRPPLAKRSTIPRESPRQLRDMTSSGRHPTMDKIKTIGPGVSLSPPFFFSKPREFANLIRNKFGSADNIAQLKSNLDASSDGAGKGLSSSTSLVSKAKYPSDDECSSISADSNGNLGMGGAVAGQGQQPAGDGQGRLELCFEEVREMREVQSQLEEEMDEIKEQFKREYGILSQTLQEERYRYEHLEDQLNDLTELHQNEMANLKQELASIEERVAYQAQERARDIQEALESCQTRVSKLELQQQHQQQTVQLESPDARVLLGKSINIMLAIITVILVCVSTAAKFAAPLMKSRYHMVATLLGLCFLTMFWKNWDRLQYAIDRLLMAD